GGCGCGACGGCGGGCCTGTCGATGATCGCGGGCCAGATCCTCGGCGGCGTACTGGTGGCCGCCGACATCGCGGGCACGGGCTGGCGCTCGGTGTTCCTGGTGAACGTGCCGGTGGTGGTGCTCGGCCTGATCCTGGCCGCCCGGACGGTCCCGGAGACCCGCTCGCAGCACCCGGAGCCGGTGGATGTCCCCGGCACGCTCCTCCTGGGCGTCGCCCTGATCACGCTGCTGGCCCCGCTCACCGAGGGGCGGGCGGCGGGCTGGCCGCTGTGGACGTGGCTGTCGCTGGCCGCGTTCCCGTTCGCGGCGGCGGCGTTCTGGGCGATCGAGCGCGGCGCGGACCGCAAGGGGCGCACTCCGCTCGTACCGCCGACTCTCTTCGCGCTGACGTCGCTGCGGCGGGGGCTGGTGATGATCGTGCCGTTCTCGATCGGCTTCAGCGGGTTCATGTTCGTGATCGCGGTGGCCCTGCAGCGGGGTGCGGGCCTCGGGCCCGTGCAGGCGGGGATGGCGCTGGCCCCGATGGCCGTGGCGTTCTTCGCCGTCTCGCTCGCCGGGCCGCGTCTGGTCGCTCGGTACGGCACGCGGGTCGTGACCGTGGGCGGCCTGATCCAGGGGGTGGGGGTGACGCTCATCGCCGTCGTGGTGTGGCGTTCCTGGCCGGACCTCGGTCTGGTGCAGTTGCTGCCGGGAGCGGCGGTCGCGGGGGCGGGGCAGGCGCTGCAGCTCCCCGTGCTCTTCCGGATCATCCTCTCGGAGATCGAGCCGGGACGGGCGGGGGTCGGTGGGGGTGTCATGGTCACCACGCAGCAGTCCGCGCTGGCGCTGGGGGTGGCGACGCTGGGCACGCTGTTTCTTTCGCTGACGCCGGGGATGGGGATGCGGGGTGCGCTGGTGACGACGTTGGTGGTGCAGGTGGGGGGTATCGCGTTGACGACGTTGCTCAGTCTGCGGTTGCCGCGGAGGGTTGGGTAGGCGTCTGGCCTCCGGCCCGGTGTATCAAGAGCTCGAGGGGGGACGGTTCGCTTGTGGGTGCGGGTGCGCTGTGGCTTGTCGCGCAGTTCCCCGCGCCCCTGAAGGCGCCCCAGAGGTCGGGGCTGACAGTTCGCTTGCGAGTGCGCGTCCGTCGTGGCTTGTCGCGCAGTTCCCCGCGCCCCTGGGCGGGAGCGCCCCTTCGGGGCTGCTCCCGCCCAGCCCAGGGCCCCGCCCCCGCCCGGGGGTCCCGGCCCTTACTCCGTTCGTAGGGCCGTGGCCGTGCGGACTTTTGTTGCCCAGGTTGCTGGGAGGAGGGCGCCCAGGAGGGCGATGGTGGTGCCGGCTAGGCACAGGAGGGTCAGTTCCCAGGGGGTGTAGACGTCGAGGACGGACGGGGGGAGTTCGGTGCCTGCGGCGTGGCCCATTACCGGGAGGACGAAACCGTGCAGGGCGAAGCCGGCGGGTACGCCCAGCAGGGCGCCGAGTAGGCCGATGCCGGCCACCGAGGCGAGGACGAGGCTCACCGTCTGGCGGGGTGACATGCCGAGCGCCTTGCAGACGCCGAGGTCGTGGACGCGTTCCCGGGTGTCGAGGACGACGGAGTTGAGGACGCCGAGGCCGGCCACCGAGACCAGCATGAGAGTGAGCAGTGCCGCCATCGACTCCAGGACGATGACGAGGCTGCCGTGTCCTGAGGGGGCGTTGGCCATGGCGTCGCCGCCCAACGGCCGCACCACGGCGGCGAGTTTCGTGGCGTACTCGGTGGGAGAGACGCCCGGCTTCACCTCGACGAGGAACATCCGGGGCTGGGCCGCCGGGAAGTCGGCGAGGTCACCGTGGATCCCCGTGCCGCCGTTCGACGTGTCGAAGGCCTCGCCGACGATCCGCAGGGTGCGGGTGTCCCCCTCGTAGGTCACCCGCACCGTGTCACCGAGTTCGGTGCCGGTCCGTTCCAGGTAGCCCGAGCCGACCACCACCTGCCCCGCGCCGTCGAGCCAGTGCCCGGAGACCATCTCGTAGCTCCCGGGGCGGGAGTCTCCCTGGTAGAGGGCCATGCGTACCGAGCCGGTGACCCCGGCCACGGAGGCGTCGTCCCGGGTCATGGCGTAGTACGAGGCGGTCCCTTCCTGCGCCTCGACGGCGGCGCGTAGGCGTGCCGGATCGGCGGCCGGGGCCTCGGTTTCGCCTGGGCCCGTCGCCGGTCCGCCGCCGCCGAACACCGTGACCGCCGCCCGCCCCTCCGGGTCGGCCGCGGCGCCGACGGCGGTCAGGGACGCGGTCAGCCCCACCGCGAAGGTCGCCGCGATGGTGCCGAAGGCCACCGCGAGCAGCATCGCGGCCGTACGGACGGGGTGCGCGAAGGGGCTCGCGAGGCCGTACGTCACCGCCCGGGGCAGCGGCAGTCGTCCCGCCGCCCGGTGTGCCCACTGGCCGCGCCCCGGGCGCGGGGCCCGGCCCACCGCGATGGCCTCGACCGTACTGAGCCGCCCGGCGCGCAGTGCGGGCACCAGCGCGGCCGTCCCGACGACCAGCAGCGCGGCGGCCGGTACCACGACGTCCACCCACCACGTCACGCTCAGCGTGGCCGTGCCGTACGCCTGCTCGGTGTCGTCGAGGAGGGGTACGGCGAGCAGGTTGCCGAGGACGGCCCCCAGCCCGATACCGACCGCGGCCGGGATCAACGCCTGGGCCACATAGGCGCGTACGACCTCGCGCGGGGTGAAGCCGATGGCCTTGAGGATGCCGATCCTGCGCAGACTCGATCCGACGGCGCCGCTGGTCACACTGCCGACGATGATCACCGACATCACGATGCCGAGGACGCCGAAGGCGATGAGGAAGGGGATGGTCGGCGCCGCGCCCTGGTCGGCGTCGCGCTTGGTCTCCAGATAGGACAGGCTGCCCAGCAGCGCGCCCGACGGTACGGCCGCGGC
This genomic interval from Streptomyces sp. B21-083 contains the following:
- a CDS encoding MFS transporter, whose translation is MTNTSTPPTATVRSPAGPPVLGGLGLFTVLLGAALPLIDFFIVNVALPTIGRDLSASEAVLELVVAGYGVSYAVLLVLGGRLGDLFGRRRLFLGGMAAFAVTSLACGLAPTAWTLVAARIAQGAASAAMLPQVLATIQSATAGPRRARAMGLYGATAGLSMIAGQILGGVLVAADIAGTGWRSVFLVNVPVVVLGLILAARTVPETRSQHPEPVDVPGTLLLGVALITLLAPLTEGRAAGWPLWTWLSLAAFPFAAAAFWAIERGADRKGRTPLVPPTLFALTSLRRGLVMIVPFSIGFSGFMFVIAVALQRGAGLGPVQAGMALAPMAVAFFAVSLAGPRLVARYGTRVVTVGGLIQGVGVTLIAVVVWRSWPDLGLVQLLPGAAVAGAGQALQLPVLFRIILSEIEPGRAGVGGGVMVTTQQSALALGVATLGTLFLSLTPGMGMRGALVTTLVVQVGGIALTTLLSLRLPRRVG
- a CDS encoding ABC transporter permease, producing the protein MQTVVIGVATMMAVASSVVAGSLIVAANAPFDHAFAQQRGAQLTVQFDPARASTEQLAATGEQPGVTASAGPYPATSIRPVDARGGHLPTLTLVGRSGPRADVDDLDLKSGRWAAKPGEIVLNSSFSGPDLQLGSTLRTSDDAASPALTIVGFALSVSRTADAWATPAQARALASAKTPLTSQMLYRFDSARTERQLTADRKQLAAAVPSGALLGSLSYLETKRDADQGAAPTIPFLIAFGVLGIVMSVIIVGSVTSGAVGSSLRRIGILKAIGFTPREVVRAYVAQALIPAAVGIGLGAVLGNLLAVPLLDDTEQAYGTATLSVTWWVDVVVPAAALLVVGTAALVPALRAGRLSTVEAIAVGRAPRPGRGQWAHRAAGRLPLPRAVTYGLASPFAHPVRTAAMLLAVAFGTIAATFAVGLTASLTAVGAAADPEGRAAVTVFGGGGPATGPGETEAPAADPARLRAAVEAQEGTASYYAMTRDDASVAGVTGSVRMALYQGDSRPGSYEMVSGHWLDGAGQVVVGSGYLERTGTELGDTVRVTYEGDTRTLRIVGEAFDTSNGGTGIHGDLADFPAAQPRMFLVEVKPGVSPTEYATKLAAVVRPLGGDAMANAPSGHGSLVIVLESMAALLTLMLVSVAGLGVLNSVVLDTRERVHDLGVCKALGMSPRQTVSLVLASVAGIGLLGALLGVPAGFALHGFVLPVMGHAAGTELPPSVLDVYTPWELTLLCLAGTTIALLGALLPATWATKVRTATALRTE